The nucleotide sequence AAGAAAAAGTAACCATATATCATGCAATAGATTCTGCAACCGGATATTCACTCGCTATTCATATTGGTAAATAAGAAACAAACGAAGGATATAGAAATTATTAGAAAAAGTATTCTTAAAATTTTGTTTTCCTAAAAAGATTTATGCTGATAAAAGACGTACATTTTGAGGTAGCGAAGATACAGAAACAATGCTTTCAAAAACTTTAAGAGAGAAAGGAATTGAAATAGTTTATTCTAGCAATCCAACTCACAAACCACACGTAGAAAGCTCATTTAGAACTCTTTTAGACAAAATCTTAACATTTAAAGTAAAAAGAAATATAAAAACTTTTAATGAATTAGTAAAAGCAGAAGATAATTTATCAATTTTATTACAACGAAACTTTAAGTAAAAAGGTGAATAAAAAAATGTTTTTGACAAAAACGGAAGAAAAAATTCTAATTGACTAATATTCATAGAAATACCAAGAAAAATTAATAATGGTGTAGTCAGATACAAGAACAAAAATTTAGCTCCATTTGATACAGAAGGAAATCGAAAATATATAGATAGAAAAACTGATATTTCTTTTGTTATGAATTCTGATTTGAGTTTATTTTTTAAAATCGGCAGAACATTATTTACAGCAAAAGAATTAGATGGTAGATGGTTAACAGAAAATGAAAGTTGAGCACTATCGAAAGGTTTAGATATATCTAGACATGAAGTTTAAAGAATGTCTCAACTAATACAAAGTAATAAATCATTTTATGAAACAATGAAAAAATATGCTAATAAATTATTAGAAATTTTTAATAAAAATAATGTTAAAGATGAAGAAATAAAAAACGCAATTAACAACTTATTAGACGAGTTAGATGAATTGCGTATATTTGTTAAAAAAATTATAAATAATTAATTAAACAAATTAATTATAAAACCTTTTTAAAAACCACTCGAAAATATATGAGTTGTTTTATATAAAAACGAATAAATTTTAAAGTGAAATTTTTTTTCATTAAAATTAGAAATTTATGCAAATTTACTAGTTACTTTACACTTATATTTACTAGGACAGGTGGATGGTACCACCCACCTGTCCTAGTAAAATCATAGTATCTATATTTGTTTGTGTTTGCTTAGTTTCAAGTTTATCATTTATCACTGTTTTAATTAAAGGTGGTTGAGTTAATAATAACTTATCATAACTAATAATTCTATCTGTTTCTGAATAAATTTATAATTTATTTATGCTTGTTTAGGTAACAAATCCTTATTTTTAACTAAAAAGTCATTTGCTTCTTTATAACTTAAAGAGCCTTGAAGTTTAATAACAGAATTTTTAGGAACTACCAGAACTTGGAACAGAACCTCATTTTCATTTACTTTTGGTGTATATTCATTCAATGAAAAATTATAATTAAAAACTCTATCCGATATTGTAGCAATAGTTATATTATTATCTTTTTGTTTATATTTAACCATTTGATCTGGTGTATTAAATGATAAATAATTTTTATTAATAATCATTCTTTGAACTAAAATTTTATTTTCTTTTAAAGTTGTTTCAATATCTCTATTCTCTATGTATTCTTGTTCAAAATACTTCCTAATTTTATCTGTGTCTATTGTTAGTGCATTATCATTTGCAATTTTTTGTAGCGGTGTTAGTATGATTTTGTTAAAATCATCCATATTCTCTATTGACTCAATTTCAGTATTTATAGTTAAATTCTTTATAGATTCATTATTTAATTTACCTAAAAAAGAAAATGGTTTAAATGTAACATTTTGATTTTGCTGAATTTTTTGAATTAATGTCAGTGTTTTATCAATTTCATATTCTTTGATGAAGTTGTCTAATTTATACTTAAATTCATTATATAAATCATTTAGTAATTTAATGTTTTCTATTTGTTTTGTTTCAATAATTTTATATGTTGCAGCTTTTGGTATCAATACCGCCGTAAAAACATTTCTGCTTGCTATTAAATTTTGTGGTACTTTATATCCAAATTTATTATTAACATATTCTGGATTAATCTCGAGAATACTTATCTGGTTTTCTTTCTTATCATTTGTATCTATAAGAAAGTAATTTAAAAATGATGCTGAGTAAGCATTGCTTGATTCAAATAATAAAATATCATTTTGTTCAAGAATTTTTTCTAACGTTTGTCCTTTTAAAAAGTCCGATTCAAAGATTTGTTTAATTTTTGCATCTGACATTAATTTTGCTAAATTAAAGTCTTTATATAATGTGTTGATTTTATTTATGATTAGTTCATTAAAATCACTAATAGATTTAATTCTTTTATTTGAGGCTCCATCTAAGAAACTAAAGTTTCTATATTCATTTACAAATTCTGAAAATTTAGGAAAAAATTGGTCAAAAATAATACTGTTATTTGTTGTTATATTCTGTTTTTCTTGTTTTAACCTAATTAAATCACTAAAATACACGGTTTTTCTACCGAGTGAGTTTATATAATTATTTACTGAATTTACGCACGATGAAACAACAGTAGTAGCAACAGATAAAAATAATCCTAATAAAATAAATTTCATTTTTTTAATCTTGAATAACATATGTAAAAGCCAACCTATCTGGAACAGAATTTTTAAATAATGCTGAACTTTTTCTTCTTACTACTAATCTATAATTTCCAGAATCTGTAGTCTTATACGTAATTAATTCATCATTAGATGAAGTAGATTCTGAACTTGCTATAACTTTTCAACCCGAATTTTGATTATATTTCTCTAAAAATAAATCATAATTAGAAAATCAAGAATCTTGTCTTTTTCTTGTTTCGTTCATTTTTAATCAATCTTCATCCTTATGAGATAAATTCCAGTTATTTGTATCTTTTTTTAGTCTTTCAATTTCTACTGCGTTAGCGATAGTTCCTCCTAGTAAGCCTAAAAAGAATCATCAATTAACGTTTGGATTATAATTCGGGATTCCTTCTTTGTCATTAAGTAAACCAGCATTAAACAACCAAGATAATGATGCTTTTATTGTTTTACCTTTTTCAACAAAGAAAATATTATTTCTTGATATTTCGTTATTTGTATTTCCATAATCTTCTGTTATTAAGTTTAAATTTTTAACCGCTATAAGCATCTTTTCATAATTAGGTATGCCGGCACCATACTTATTGCTAAACCCATTTTTATTTATTTTTTGATTCTCATCTGTAGTAGCAATTGATGAAGCACTTAAAATACTTTTAACTGCCGGAATTCTATGAGTATCAATATCTATACCCGGATTAGTTCTTAATAAAGTGGAAATAATACCTGTTATTGCGGGTGCAGCAAAACTTGTTCCGTTTTGTGTCTCATTCTTATATTTAAATTTATACGAACCAGGAGCGACAACAAAAGGTTTTGCTACTTGTGGATTATTAGGATCTAATTTATAATTAGAATAATCTGCTAGTCTATTTTCTTTTATATTAAAATTATAGTTATCATTAAGAGCACCAACAACTATGGAATTGTATGCTAATTGATCATCATTTATTCATCCCCTCACTTTTATGTCTTTATCACTCGCAACCTCTTTATCATTGTTTTCATTTCCTGCTGAAAAAACATTTATTACACCGTATTTTCTTGAAAGATAATCTAAGACATAACTTTCCTCGTTATATAGTTTAAAAACAGTGTCGTCGCCTCTACCATAACTATGATTGATTAACTTCAATTTTCTGTCTTTTACCATGTTTTCTAATCGCTTTTGTCATTCACCTTGTTTATTAGTGAAATCAGAAAACAAAATCTTTGATTTGGTGTCAAAACCTTCATCACCTGCTGCAATTGATGAAACCAATATAGGGTGTTTTTTTTCTGTTGAATATTTATCTTGTAAAAATTCTATTCCATTTTTATCAAAATTATTAGTTATGCTTTTGTTAAACCCATAATTAATTTCAAAAACACCAATTCGTGAATTCGTAGAACCAGTTGTAATCAAATCCCTTTCCCTTTGTTTTGTAAAATTTAATATTTTAAAAGCATCATCTTTGTTTAAGATATCATATTTTGTATCATCATAATAATAACCACCACCATAACCATCATTATAGTATCAATCATGGTGATAGTTTACCATTTGAGAAGTATGAATTTGTGTGTTTTTAAATAATATAAATTTATATATTTTTTTATTTTCTTTTGTTTTATTTACAAACTCTTCTCTTTGTTTTTCTGTATCAAAATACATTCAAACAATCGGTGTTTCATCACTAATGATGTATTGTATAAAATTTAAACCATCTCTTTTTAGTGATTCAATAAATTCTTCATTTTGCTCCTTAATGTACTTAGAATCAAAAAAATCATCGCTTGAATCAAAATTATGATTTAAAAGTAATTTTAATTCAAAGTCATTATCTATTTTCTTTTCTACATCAGTAGATAATAAACTTTTTTGTAAATTAAAGGTCTCCCTAACCTCCAAATTTAGTCTGTTTGTTTTTTCAAACCACATTTTTCCATCATTTTTTTGTTGACGATTAAATATAAAAACTGGTGAAATACTAACTGCAAATAGTGATACACCTAATAATAACTTAACTTTCTTTTTCATTGTTTTCCTTTTTAATATTTATTGTTGTTAACAAAATTTCAAAAGGATGTCATAAACTTAACATTAATTTTATATATAAAATAAATTTGTTTTGGTATTCCATATTCCATTTTTTACTTTTGTCTATATTATTTTAACATAGATTTTTTGTGTTATCAAAAGAATAATAAAAACTAAATTTCAAAAAATCAAGTTTTATGTCGTTTAATTTTGTAATTTTAAAGCAAATTCTACTAAAGTTGCAACTAAAACACCTTGTGGTTCACCATTAATATCTGCAGTTCCTGCAACATCACAATGAATAAAATCCACCCCTTTAGTAAATTCTCTTAAAAATAGTGCTGCTTGATTGGAATCAGAGCGCACTGTCTTAGATCAGTTTGCTAAATCTGCAACTTTTGAACCTTTGTTTCCTTTATTAAAATCTTCATGAAGCGGCATCCTTCAAACTTTTTCCTGCATTCTAACTGCAGCTTGATTAAATAAATCTCATTTAGTGTCACTAGTTGATCAAACTCCAGTATAAATATTCCCTAAAGTTACTAACATGGTCCCGGTTAAGGTGGCAACATCGACCAAAGTAGTAGCTTTTAATTTCTCGGCCGCATAAAATAGCCCATCAGCAAGCACTAAACGTCCTTCTGCATCGGTGTCAACTACTTCTACTCATTTACCACTCATTGATTGATAAACATTTTCAGGTAATGATGCATCACCATTTAAGCGATTATCAGTGATGCACATTACGGCAGAAACATTAATTTTTGCACACATCTGTGCTAACACTTTAACTGCATAAGCAACAATCACAGAACCAGACATATCATATTTCATTCCAGACATATGATACCCCTTAGTGTTTACTCCACCCGTGTCAAAAGTAATTCCTTTACCAACAAATGACAACATTTCTTCACTATGTATGTCTCCTTGATATTTAACAACCACAACTCTAGGTTCGTGAGTGCTACCTCGATTAACTGATAAAAGTAATCCCATATTTAAGTCCTGAATTTCTTTTTTTGTTAAGACTTGTACTTCTAAGCCTGGAATTCCACTAAAATCATTACTTATTTCTGTGGCTAATTGTTCAGAATTTAAAAAGTTTTCTGGTGTAATTTGTAAATTGCGAACTTTTGTAACTGCTTTGGCAGTTAACATCATTTGTTCAATAACTGATCTTGCATCCTCATTAACTTCTTGCATATAAATGCTTAATTCTTTAAGCTGCGTTTGTTCTGGGTTTGAATGTTTTGCAAATAGGGTTGCTCTTACAAAATATGCTCCTAAGATAAACAATCTCAGCAATTTTTTATAACAAAAGCGTTGTGCAAATGCTTCCAAATCAATTTGATAATCAAAATTAATTTTTGCCGAAAACTCTCTAAATCAGGTTTTAATAGCATCTAAATTCTGATCTTTTGTCGCTAAATAAACATACGCAACTTTTTCAGATAAATTATTAGTTACATAAAATTCCTTTTGCGCCACATAGCTTGGAAATGTATCTCCTTGAAATGCTGGTTTAAGCAATAATGCTTGTTGTTGTCTTTCTGTTAAAACTTTAATCATTTTTTGTTCCTTTCCTGTTCATATACATGTTAATTGCATCAGATGCTAATTTACGGTATGCACGAATTAATCCGCTTGCACCTAATTTCTGTCCGCCAAAATATCTCACTACAACTACTAAAATATTCTTTAAATTCTTCAATTGAATTAATTCAAAAATCCTTTTTCCTGCAGTATTTTTTGGTTCACCTCCATCACTAAATGCTGCCGTTTCCGCTCCGTTTTCATTTATAACATATGCATAAGTGATATGAGTTGCATCTTTATGGTCACCTTTAACAATATTTTTTATAAAATTAGAAACACAACTTTTTTCGTGAACTTCCATACAATATCCAATAAATTTAGATCTTTTAACTACTGACTCTGTTTGTATAATCGGAATATCTTTTTGCTTAGTCATAAGTTACTCCTTTCAAATTCTTAACTCATTGTAAAAAGTGTTTGAATGCTTTTTGTATATCTAGTTTACCTTTGTGTTTATAAAAATTAA is from Mycoplasmopsis mustelae and encodes:
- a CDS encoding ligand-binding sensor domain-containing protein gives rise to the protein MKFILLGLFLSVATTVVSSCVNSVNNYINSLGRKTVYFSDLIRLKQEKQNITTNNSIIFDQFFPKFSEFVNEYRNFSFLDGASNKRIKSISDFNELIINKINTLYKDFNLAKLMSDAKIKQIFESDFLKGQTLEKILEQNDILLFESSNAYSASFLNYFLIDTNDKKENQISILEINPEYVNNKFGYKVPQNLIASRNVFTAVLIPKAATYKIIETKQIENIKLLNDLYNEFKYKLDNFIKEYEIDKTLTLIQKIQQNQNVTFKPFSFLGKLNNESIKNLTINTEIESIENMDDFNKIILTPLQKIANDNALTIDTDKIRKYFEQEYIENRDIETTLKENKILVQRMIINKNYLSFNTPDQMVKYKQKDNNITIATISDRVFNYNFSLNEYTPKVNENEVLFQVLVVPKNSVIKLQGSLSYKEANDFLVKNKDLLPKQA
- a CDS encoding S8 family serine peptidase, which produces MKKKVKLLLGVSLFAVSISPVFIFNRQQKNDGKMWFEKTNRLNLEVRETFNLQKSLLSTDVEKKIDNDFELKLLLNHNFDSSDDFFDSKYIKEQNEEFIESLKRDGLNFIQYIISDETPIVWMYFDTEKQREEFVNKTKENKKIYKFILFKNTQIHTSQMVNYHHDWYYNDGYGGGYYYDDTKYDILNKDDAFKILNFTKQRERDLITTGSTNSRIGVFEINYGFNKSITNNFDKNGIEFLQDKYSTEKKHPILVSSIAAGDEGFDTKSKILFSDFTNKQGEWQKRLENMVKDRKLKLINHSYGRGDDTVFKLYNEESYVLDYLSRKYGVINVFSAGNENNDKEVASDKDIKVRGWINDDQLAYNSIVVGALNDNYNFNIKENRLADYSNYKLDPNNPQVAKPFVVAPGSYKFKYKNETQNGTSFAAPAITGIISTLLRTNPGIDIDTHRIPAVKSILSASSIATTDENQKINKNGFSNKYGAGIPNYEKMLIAVKNLNLITEDYGNTNNEISRNNIFFVEKGKTIKASLSWLFNAGLLNDKEGIPNYNPNVNWWFFLGLLGGTIANAVEIERLKKDTNNWNLSHKDEDWLKMNETRKRQDSWFSNYDLFLEKYNQNSGWKVIASSESTSSNDELITYKTTDSGNYRLVVRRKSSALFKNSVPDRLAFTYVIQD
- a CDS encoding M17 family metallopeptidase, with translation MIKVLTERQQQALLLKPAFQGDTFPSYVAQKEFYVTNNLSEKVAYVYLATKDQNLDAIKTWFREFSAKINFDYQIDLEAFAQRFCYKKLLRLFILGAYFVRATLFAKHSNPEQTQLKELSIYMQEVNEDARSVIEQMMLTAKAVTKVRNLQITPENFLNSEQLATEISNDFSGIPGLEVQVLTKKEIQDLNMGLLLSVNRGSTHEPRVVVVKYQGDIHSEEMLSFVGKGITFDTGGVNTKGYHMSGMKYDMSGSVIVAYAVKVLAQMCAKINVSAVMCITDNRLNGDASLPENVYQSMSGKWVEVVDTDAEGRLVLADGLFYAAEKLKATTLVDVATLTGTMLVTLGNIYTGVWSTSDTKWDLFNQAAVRMQEKVWRMPLHEDFNKGNKGSKVADLANWSKTVRSDSNQAALFLREFTKGVDFIHCDVAGTADINGEPQGVLVATLVEFALKLQN
- a CDS encoding YigZ family protein; translated protein: MTKQKDIPIIQTESVVKRSKFIGYCMEVHEKSCVSNFIKNIVKGDHKDATHITYAYVINENGAETAAFSDGGEPKNTAGKRIFELIQLKNLKNILVVVVRYFGGQKLGASGLIRAYRKLASDAINMYMNRKGTKND